One window of Pseudomonas sp. ML2-2023-3 genomic DNA carries:
- a CDS encoding response regulator — translation MPQMKVLLADDHPIVLMGVREIIERDPRFKVVGEAMSPSQLIEKISLLRPDVIITDYNMPGDDQYGDGSRLVEYLRRHFPEPRVIVLTVISNPQVLTWLYELGISGVISKSSGLEQILVALDAFYREGHYQQDMPDGTSSDSVDDVTQRLSQLTVKEFEVLRLFASGMGVGDIAQSLNRSIKTISTLKISAMRKLDVDNDQALLILCLKANLFA, via the coding sequence ATGCCGCAAATGAAAGTCCTATTGGCCGACGATCACCCGATTGTATTGATGGGCGTGCGTGAAATCATCGAGCGCGACCCGCGATTCAAGGTTGTGGGAGAGGCAATGAGTCCCTCCCAACTAATCGAAAAGATTTCGCTGCTACGTCCTGATGTGATTATTACGGACTACAACATGCCGGGTGACGATCAATACGGCGATGGCTCGCGTCTGGTCGAATACCTGCGCCGGCATTTTCCCGAGCCTCGGGTGATCGTTCTGACAGTGATTTCCAACCCGCAGGTTTTGACCTGGTTATATGAATTGGGCATCAGCGGGGTCATTTCCAAAAGCTCCGGTCTGGAGCAAATTTTGGTCGCACTGGATGCGTTCTATCGTGAGGGTCACTACCAGCAAGACATGCCCGACGGCACGTCGAGTGACAGCGTAGATGATGTCACGCAAAGGCTCAGTCAATTAACTGTCAAAGAATTTGAAGTCTTGCGACTGTTCGCTTCTGGCATGGGTGTCGGGGATATTGCGCAAAGCCTGAACCGCAGTATTAAAACGATCAGCACCCTGAAGATTTCGGCAATGCGCAAGCTGGATGTCGACAATGATCAGGCGTTGCTGATTCTGTGTCTCAAAGCCAATCTGTTTGCCTGA